The following is a genomic window from Crossiella equi.
CGACCGGGTGTTGCCGGTGCCTGGCTGGGACTTGCCGGGGGTCTACTCGGCCGGGGCTGGGCAGGCCATGGCCAAGGGGCAGGGGGTGGCCGTCGGCAAGCGTGTGGTTGTGGCCGGGACGGGGCCGTTCCTGTTGCCGGTGGCGTGTTCGCTGCTGGACTTCGGGGCCGAGGTGGTCGGGGTCATGGAGGCCTCCGGGGTGCGGGAGCAGGTGGGCTGGTGGCGGGATCCGGTCGGGGTGGTGGGGAAGGTCGGGGAGCTCGGACGGTACGTGACCAGGCTGGCATATAGCCGGGTGGAAATGCAAATGCGGGCGGCAGTTGTCGCGGTGCACGGGGATCGGCGCGTGGAGGCCGTCACCGTGGCCCGGCTGCGTCCCGACTGGACGGTGGTGCCGGGGAGTGGGCGGGTGGTGGATGTCGACGCCGTCTGTCTCGGTTTCGGCTTCACCGCCCAGCTCGAGCTCGCCGTCTCCGCCGGGTGCCGGGTCGAGGACGGTGCCGTTGTCGTTGACGGCGCGCAGCGCACCTCCGTTCCGCGCGTGTTCGCCGCGGGCGAACTCACCGGTGTCGCGGGGGCTTGGGCGGCGGTGGCCGAGGGGACGGTCGCCGGGTACACCGCCGCTGCTGATTGTGTTGATTCACAAGTGGTTCCGCCGACTCCGGCGTTGAAGCGGGCTGCGGCCGGACGGCGGTTCGGGCGGGTTCTGCGCTCCGTGTACCGCGTGAAAAAAGGCTGGCATGGTTGGGTTTCCGACGACACCGTGCTGTGCCGATGCGAGGAGATCCGCTGGGCCGATTTGCGTGACCAGCTGGCACAGGGTGTGCTGGGCACGCGGGCGCTCCGACTCAACAGCCGCGCCGGACTCGGCCTCTGCCAAGGACGGGTGTGCGGCCGCAACGTGGCCGACCTGACCGGCCTCCCCGACTCCGCGAACCGTCCCATCGCCCTCCCGGTGCGCCTGTCCGACCTGGCCACCGCCGATCTGCCGAAGGAGAGCACGTGAGCACCGAGAACCTGGGTGGCGTCGTCGTCGCGACCGCACTGCCCTATGTGGACGATCCCGCCGCGCCCGCCGGGCTCCGGCCGGATCTGGACCGCTACGCCGAGCACTGCCGCTGGCTGGTGGACAACGGCTGCCGGGGTGTCGGGCCCAACGGCTCGCTCGGCGAGTACTCCTCGCTCACCGACGACGAACGCCGCGCCGTCGCCCGCACGGCCGTGCGGGCAGTGGGGGACAAGGGGATCGTCGTGGTCGGCGTGCACGGGGTCGGTGCCCACCAGGCCCGGCACTGGGCCGAGCTGGCCGCCGAGGACGGCGCACACGGGGTGCTGTGCCTGCCGCCCACCATGTACCGCGCCAACCACGGCGAGGTGCTGCACCACTTCACCGAGGTCGCCAAGGCCGGGCTGCCGGTCATGGTCTACAACAACCCCATCGACACCAAGGTCGACCTCACGCCCGCGCTGCTGGCCGAGATCGCCGCCATCGACAACGTGGTCGCGGTCAAGGAGTTCTCCGGCGATGTGCGGCGGGTGCTGGAGATCCGGGAGGCCGCGCCCGAGCTGACCGTGGTCGCCGGGGCCGACGACGTCGTGCTGGAGAGCCTGTTCATGGGTGCGACGGGCTGGTTCGCCGGGTTCCCCAACGTCTTCCCCGCCGAGTCCGTGCACCTCTACGAGCTCGCCCGCGCCGGGAAGCTCGCCGAGGCGCGGGCGCTCTACGAACCGCTGGTGGCCGCGTTCCGGTGGGACTCGCGCACCGAGTTCGTGCAGGCCATCAAGTACGGCATGGACCACGTCGGCCGCTACGGCGGTCCTTGCCGCCCGCCGCGCGGGCCGTTGTCCCCGGAGCAGCTGGCGCGGCTCCGGGCCGACATGGAGCGGGCCGTGGACTCGCTGCGGGCGGTGGGCTGAGTGCGCGCGGTCCGCTGCCTCACCGCCGTCGACTCGCACACCGAGGGCATGCCCACCCGCGTGGTCACCGGGGGAGTCGGCGTGCTCCCCGGCGACACCATGGCCGCGCGGCGTGAGCACTTCCTGGCCCACCTCGACCACCTGCGCGAGTTCCTGGTCAACGAACCCCGGGGACACGCGGCGATGAGCGGCGCGATCCTCCAGCCGCCCACGGTTCCCGGCGCGGACTGGGGGGTGCTCTACATCGAGGTGTCCGGCTGCCTGCCCATGTGCGGGCACGGCACGATCGGGGTCGCCACGGTGCTCGTGGAGACCGGCATGGTGCCGGTGGTCGAGCCGATGACCGTGGTGCGCCTGGACACCCCGGCCGGGCTGGTCACCGCCGAGGTCGAGGTGCGGGACGGGCGCGCGGTGCACGTCACCGTCCAGAACGTGCCCGCCTACACCGACCGCCTGGACGCCACCGTCGATGTGACGGGCCTCGGCCGGGTGCGCTACGATCTGGCGTACGGCGGCAACTTCTACGCCATCCTCCCGCTCGAGCGACTGGGCATCGCCTTCGAGCACAAGGAAAAAGACCGCATCCTGGCTGCTGGGCTGGCGATCATGCGGGCCATCAACGACACCGACCGGCCGGTGCACCTGCTCGACCCCACCATCAACGGCTGCAAACACGTCCAGTTCACCGCGCCACCACAGGGCGGCGGGCACGCCCGCAACGCGATGGTCATCCATCCCGGCTGGTTCGACCGATCTCCCTGCGGCACGGGAACATGCGCGCGCATGGCCGTGCTGCACAGCAGGGGAGAGCTCGAGGTCGGCGCGGACTTCGTCAACGAGTCCTTCATCGGCACCAGTTTCACCGGGCGGCTGCTCGGCGAGACCACCGTCGGCCACCGGCCCGCGGTCTCGCCCGCCGTCACCGGCCGGGCCTGGATCACCGGGATGGGCCAGTACCTGCTCGACCCCAGCGATCCGTTCCCGAGGGGGTTCGTCCTGTGACCACCATCGTCTCCACCAGCCCGCAGCGGCCCACGGAGGTCATCGTCGAAACCGGCGCCGCAGACCGGGCCGCCGTGCACGCCGCCGTCGCCCGGGCCCGGGCCGCCGGACGCGACTGGGCCGACGCCGGTCCCGCCGTTCGCTCGGCCGCGCTCACCGCGGTCGTCGCCGAGTTCGAGCGCGAGGCCGAGACGCTCACCGAACTGGTCGTGCGCGAGGTCGGCAAGCCCCGGCACGAGGCCGCCGCCGAGGTCGCCCGCGGCATCGCGATCCTGCGCTACTACGCGCAGCAGGCCTACGACCCGGACGGCGACAGCTATCCCACCGCGGGCGGTCTCGCCTTCACCACGCGCCGTCCGCGCGGGGTGGCCGGGCTCATCACGCCGTGGAACTTCCCGCTGGCCATCCCGGTGTGGAAGCTCGCGCCCGCACTGGCCGCGGGCAACGGCGCGGTGGTGAAGCCCGCGCCGGAGTCCACCGCGGTCGCCTTACGCGTCGAGGCGCTGTTCGGGCGGGCGTTGCCCGAGGGGCTGTTCACCGTGGTGCCCGGCGGCGCGGAGACCGGATCGGCGCTGGTGGAGGCCGTGGACGTGGTCTCCTTCACCGGGTCCACCGCGGTCGGGCGGATCATCGCGATGGCCGCCGCCCAGCACGGCATCCCGGCGCAGTGCGAGATGGGCGGGCTGTCCGCCACGATCGTGCTGCCCGACGCCGACCTCGACCGGGCGGCGCGCGATGTGGCCAAGGCCGCCATGGGCTACGCCGGGCAGAAGTGCACCGCCACCAAGCGCGTCTTCGTGGTGGGCGACGCCGCCCCGTTCACCGAACGGCTGGTCGCCGCCGTGCACGCACTGACCCTGGCCGACCCCGCGGAGTCACCGGACCTGGGCCCGGTGATCACCGACAGCGCCCGCGGCCAGGTGCTCGCCGCCGCCGCCCAGGCCGAGGCCACCGGGGCGCGCCTGGTGACCAGACCCGACGGGGTGGACGGCGAGGGCTGGTACCTGCGGCCGGTGGTGGTAGACGGGCTCGCCCCCGACGCGCGCCTGCTGCACGAGGAGGTGTTCGGGCCGATCACCGCGCTGGCGGCCGTGCCGACCGTCGCCGAGGCGTTCGAGCGGGCCAACGCCACCGGGTTCGGGCTGGTCACCTCGGTCTACACCGCCGACCTGGCCACCGCGCTCACCGCCGTGCGGCGCAGCGAGTCCGGGATGGTCAAGGTGAACGCGCCCACCAACGGGGTCGACTTCCACCCGCCGTTCGGCGGGGAGAAGCACTCCGGGTACGGCGAGAAGGAGCAGGGCAAGGCCGCCGTCCGCTTCTTCACGCGGGAACGTACTGTGCAGGTACAGCCGTGACCACAGGAGGAGACGTGGCGAAGGAGAACCAGGCGGAGGAACCCGCCCGGCGCGACCCCATCCGGCCCATCGACGCCGAGGGGTTCCGCTCGCTCATCGGTGAGGGCTGGGGCCCCGCCGACCGGGCGGTCAGTGTGCCGGAAGGCCTGGCGAAGGCCTCCGCGGCCCACCGCGCCCGGTTGTCCGCCGCGCTGCCCGGCAAGCGCATCGCCGTGGCGGCGGGCCGTGCGCCGGTGCGGTCCAACGACACCGACTACGACTTCCGCGCCGACAGCGACTTCGTGTGGCTCACCGGCTGCCAGGCCGAGGGCGCGGTACTGGTGATGACCCCGTCCGCCGAGGGGCACGACGCGGTGCTGCACCTGCGGCAGCCCGCCCGCGCCGACGAGGCGGACTTCTTCGCCAACGCCCGCGACGGCGAGCTGTGGATCGGGCCGGTGCCGGGGCTGCCGGAGTGGTCGGAGGCCCTGGAGATCACGGTCCGGCCGATCGAGGAGCTGCCGCTCTCGCTGCGGGGCGCCATCCCGTCGGTGCTGGCCACCGCCGGGGTCGAGCCGCTGCTGGACGCCCTGGTCAACGCCAGCGCCGGTGAGACCATGCACCTGCGGCGCACGCTGTCCGAGCTGCGGCGGATCAAGGACGAGTGGGAGGTCGGACAGCTCCAGCAGGCCATCGACGCCACCGTGCTGGGCTTCGCCGACGTGGCGCGGGAGCTGCCGTACGCGATCAGCCGGGGCGGCGAGCGCTGGCTGCAGGGCACCTTCGACCGCCGTGGCCGCACCGAGGGCAACGGGGTCGGCTACGCCTCGATCCTGGCCGCCGGGCCACACGCGCCGGTGCTGCACTGGGTGCGCTGCGACGGGCCGGTGCCCGAGGACTGCGCGCTGCTGATGGACGCCGGTGTCGAGGTGCGCACGCTCTACACCGCCGACGTCACGCGCACCTTCCCGGTGTCGGGCACGTTCAGCGGGCCGCAGCGGCAGATCTACGACCTGGTGTACGCCGCGCACACCGCGGCCATGCAGGAGGTCAAGCCGGGGGCGGAGTACCGGGCCTTCCACAACAAGGCCATGGAGGTCATCGCGGCCGGGCTGTACGACTGGGGCCTGCTGAAGGTCAAGCCGGAGGAGGCACTCGACCCCAACGGCCAGCAGCACCGGCGGTACATGGTGCACGGCACCGGCCACTTCCTGGGCCTGGACGTGCACGACTGCGCCTCCTCCAGCGCCGCCGCCTACCACGCGGGCAACCTGGAGGCGGGCATGACGCTCACCGTCGAGCCCGGCCTGTACTTCCACCCCAACGACGAGACCGTGCCACCGGAGCTGCGGGGTATCGGGGTGCGCATCGAGGACGACCTGCTGGTCACCGACCAGGGGCACGAGGTGCTCTCCAGCGCACTGCCGATCACCGCGGACGGGATCGAGCAGTGGGTGCGGGACCACCTGCCGCGCTGACCTCCGCCGCCCGGCCGGGGTGTGGGCCCCGGTCGGGCGGGCGCTCGCCGGGCTGGTGTTTGAGGCTGGTGGGTGCGGGGGCTGGCCTGGATGGTGCCCGAGGCTGAGGTCCAGGCGGCTGGTGCTTGCCGGGCTGGTTCCTGGGGCCGGGCGTGCTGGGTGGCTGGCGCCTGAAGATGGGCGCTGCCGGGCGACTGGTGCTTCCTGGGCTGGGCTGCCAGGTGGTTGGGCCGC
Proteins encoded in this region:
- a CDS encoding FAD-dependent oxidoreductase produces the protein MARIVVVGAGPAGLAAAQAAARAGVSVLLVDSAASVGGQYWRQSAVGAVRRPVHPLVEWLPSSAVWGIEVRADRVLLRVQSGPADAPGRLMSTVEGSAVVLATGAYDRVLPVPGWDLPGVYSAGAGQAMAKGQGVAVGKRVVVAGTGPFLLPVACSLLDFGAEVVGVMEASGVREQVGWWRDPVGVVGKVGELGRYVTRLAYSRVEMQMRAAVVAVHGDRRVEAVTVARLRPDWTVVPGSGRVVDVDAVCLGFGFTAQLELAVSAGCRVEDGAVVVDGAQRTSVPRVFAAGELTGVAGAWAAVAEGTVAGYTAAADCVDSQVVPPTPALKRAAAGRRFGRVLRSVYRVKKGWHGWVSDDTVLCRCEEIRWADLRDQLAQGVLGTRALRLNSRAGLGLCQGRVCGRNVADLTGLPDSANRPIALPVRLSDLATADLPKEST
- a CDS encoding dihydrodipicolinate synthase family protein, with product MSTENLGGVVVATALPYVDDPAAPAGLRPDLDRYAEHCRWLVDNGCRGVGPNGSLGEYSSLTDDERRAVARTAVRAVGDKGIVVVGVHGVGAHQARHWAELAAEDGAHGVLCLPPTMYRANHGEVLHHFTEVAKAGLPVMVYNNPIDTKVDLTPALLAEIAAIDNVVAVKEFSGDVRRVLEIREAAPELTVVAGADDVVLESLFMGATGWFAGFPNVFPAESVHLYELARAGKLAEARALYEPLVAAFRWDSRTEFVQAIKYGMDHVGRYGGPCRPPRGPLSPEQLARLRADMERAVDSLRAVG
- a CDS encoding proline racemase family protein — protein: MRAVRCLTAVDSHTEGMPTRVVTGGVGVLPGDTMAARREHFLAHLDHLREFLVNEPRGHAAMSGAILQPPTVPGADWGVLYIEVSGCLPMCGHGTIGVATVLVETGMVPVVEPMTVVRLDTPAGLVTAEVEVRDGRAVHVTVQNVPAYTDRLDATVDVTGLGRVRYDLAYGGNFYAILPLERLGIAFEHKEKDRILAAGLAIMRAINDTDRPVHLLDPTINGCKHVQFTAPPQGGGHARNAMVIHPGWFDRSPCGTGTCARMAVLHSRGELEVGADFVNESFIGTSFTGRLLGETTVGHRPAVSPAVTGRAWITGMGQYLLDPSDPFPRGFVL
- a CDS encoding aldehyde dehydrogenase family protein: MTTIVSTSPQRPTEVIVETGAADRAAVHAAVARARAAGRDWADAGPAVRSAALTAVVAEFEREAETLTELVVREVGKPRHEAAAEVARGIAILRYYAQQAYDPDGDSYPTAGGLAFTTRRPRGVAGLITPWNFPLAIPVWKLAPALAAGNGAVVKPAPESTAVALRVEALFGRALPEGLFTVVPGGAETGSALVEAVDVVSFTGSTAVGRIIAMAAAQHGIPAQCEMGGLSATIVLPDADLDRAARDVAKAAMGYAGQKCTATKRVFVVGDAAPFTERLVAAVHALTLADPAESPDLGPVITDSARGQVLAAAAQAEATGARLVTRPDGVDGEGWYLRPVVVDGLAPDARLLHEEVFGPITALAAVPTVAEAFERANATGFGLVTSVYTADLATALTAVRRSESGMVKVNAPTNGVDFHPPFGGEKHSGYGEKEQGKAAVRFFTRERTVQVQP
- a CDS encoding aminopeptidase P family protein, with product MAKENQAEEPARRDPIRPIDAEGFRSLIGEGWGPADRAVSVPEGLAKASAAHRARLSAALPGKRIAVAAGRAPVRSNDTDYDFRADSDFVWLTGCQAEGAVLVMTPSAEGHDAVLHLRQPARADEADFFANARDGELWIGPVPGLPEWSEALEITVRPIEELPLSLRGAIPSVLATAGVEPLLDALVNASAGETMHLRRTLSELRRIKDEWEVGQLQQAIDATVLGFADVARELPYAISRGGERWLQGTFDRRGRTEGNGVGYASILAAGPHAPVLHWVRCDGPVPEDCALLMDAGVEVRTLYTADVTRTFPVSGTFSGPQRQIYDLVYAAHTAAMQEVKPGAEYRAFHNKAMEVIAAGLYDWGLLKVKPEEALDPNGQQHRRYMVHGTGHFLGLDVHDCASSSAAAYHAGNLEAGMTLTVEPGLYFHPNDETVPPELRGIGVRIEDDLLVTDQGHEVLSSALPITADGIEQWVRDHLPR